The following DNA comes from Rhipicephalus microplus isolate Deutch F79 chromosome 6, USDA_Rmic, whole genome shotgun sequence.
GACAGGCCTTGTGGCCGGAAGCCGAATGAAACTTGTGTAAATATAAAAGCGCGTgggattgccccccccccccctctaaaaaGTATCGTCTTGATGCTTAAAGCTGAACACTGAGGGAATAACAATAAAAAGATCAACAGCAAGTCAAAGAAaaaacgcaataataatgaggtacAAACAATGAAGTACTATAACAGagcaacaacaagaaagaaaacaGTCCTTAAGTTCGTtgacgcgcatgaaacggcttgaagcACACGACGTGAACTACTTCAGGTCGCGCACGCAGCCCTtgaaagttcgtgatgccatcggggacaacctcatGGTCGAGTGTGCCGAGACGTTGAGCTACCCTGTACgatccacgtcgacgtatcggcaTCCATAAACAAACGCGGTCGCCGGGCTAGTATTCCACGAGGTGTCGTCGAAAATTGTAACGGCTGCTCTTGGTCATTCGTTGGTTCTTGATGCGAAAACGGGTGAGTTGTCAAGTTTCTTCGGCGCGCCGAAAGTAGACAGTCACGTCATAGTTTTCTCTCTCAGCAACGTTTGGTAGCATGGCATCGAGCGTGGATGCCGGGTTCTTTCCATAAACTAACATGTAtgacgacatctgcgtcgtctcctgtacCACCTTGTTGTATGCGAACCTCAGGTACAgaaggatggcgtcccacgtcttctGTTTGACATCGACTCGCATGGCCAACACGTAGGTGATTGTCTTTTTTATCCGCACGGTGACGCCGTTGGTCaatgggtggtacgctgtagtcagggggtggcttgtctggctgcaTGCCAAGTAGCCTGAGTTACCGCAGCAGTGAAAGTCATACCTATGTCAGTGAAGAGGACCGCTCGTGCTCCATGACGCAGGACGATGTCTTCAACGAAGCGCTTCGCTACCTCGGCCGCAGTGCCTCTAGGCAGAACCCTTGTTttggcgtagcgggtaaggtagtcGGTGGCGACAACGATCTTATTATTCCCACAAGTCAACGTACAAAATGGTAGCAGTAAGTTCATACCAATTTGCTGGAATGGTCAGTGAGGTGGTTCGAGCGGTTGATGGAAGCCGGCggtcttgtcggcggtgtctttcgtCGTCGAGAGTCTCGGCATGCCCTGACGTAACGAGTGACATCGGCCGCAAGTCGTGCCTATAGTACTACTTTTCTTGTATTCTTACGAGCGTACGGAAAACACCGAGGTGTGCAGCCATCGGGTCGTCATGGAGGGCCTGAAAGACCTCTGATCTCGCTGCTGAGGACAACACGAGAAGGTGTTTGGCTCGAAGGGGCAAGAAGTTCTTCATTAGGAGCACTCTATTTTGCGGGAAGAACGACGCTAGTcctattttgaataccttctgaACAGTGGCGCTGTTACCCTTGAGGAGTTCCACAAGGCTTTTCAGTTCCGAATCAGCTCGTTGTCGTTCGGCGAATTCAAAGGCACTTATAATTCCCAAGAAGCACTCATCATTCGGGTCGTTCGGCGGAGATAGTTCGACGGGGGCACGAGACAGGTAGTCGGCGTCAGAGTACCTTCTTCCACTCATGTAAACGATGGTAACGCCGAACTTCAGAAGTCTCAGGCTCAACCGTACGAGGCGACCCGAAAAGTATTTCAAGTTATCTAGTCAACACAAGGTGTGCTGGTCGCTCATAACTTTTAAGCGCCGGCCGTAAAGGTAGGGACGGAACGTCAATTGTCGCATATGATGGCGAGACGCTCCTTTTCTGTTGTAAAATAGTTGGCCCTGCCTTTGAGAGCGCCCGGCTAGCATATCTGATGACTCTTTCCCGTCCGTCAGTTATGTGCACGAGAACGGCGCCGAGTCCTACACTGTTTGCATCGGTTTGTATTGCCGTCTCGGTGGACTCGTAGATATGCGCTAGTAATGAAGGCGTATGAGGACGTCGTTTTAGTTCCTCAAATGCTTCCTTCTGCGGTGTTTCCCACTTTAACTCCATGTTGGTCCTGGTAAAGTTGTTGAGAGGTTCGGCAAAGCGGGCGAAGTTTTTGACACATTGCCTTTAATACGCGCACAGGCCGAGAAACCGGCGCACGGCCTCTTGTCAGTGGACGACGGGAAGTCGGTGGTGGCAGCTGTTTTCTGCGGATCGGGATATACTCCAGATTTGCTAGCTACGCGTCCcagaacaagagctcctcgtacgcaaatctgacTTCTGCTGGCTTCAGGTGAGTCCGGACGTCTCTATTGCTTAGTGTGCAacttcaaggcaccgaagatgctcgtcgaagctcgaGGAAAATGCGACGACATCATCCAACTAACTGAGACAAGCCTGCCATGCACTTTAATTCTGCTAGC
Coding sequences within:
- the LOC142765838 gene encoding uncharacterized protein LOC142765838, yielding MSGRRYSDADYLSRAPVELSPPNDPNDECFLGIISAFEFAERQRADSELKSLVELLKGYLACSQTSHPLTTAYHPLTNGVTVRIKKTITYVLAMRVDVKQKTWDAILLYLRFAYNKVVQETTQMSSYMLVYGKNPASTLDAMLPNVAERENYDVTVYFRRAEET